The nucleotide sequence CGACGACGCAGCGCACGCTCTGAGCGGCGGCGGCGCCGGCCAGCCCGAGCGTGACGGACGTCTTCCCGACGCCGCCTTTGAGGCTCAGAACGCTGACCACCGGCACTCCGTGAGTCTCCCACGAGTCACGGCCGACGTCTCGGTCCCTGGCCGGGCAGCTCAGCGAAACCGGAAACGAGACGCGGTCGCGATAAGCTCGAAGCATCAACCCGGACCCCGGCGGGTTGCGAGATGTGAACGATGCGAGGAGAGCCGGCCGGTGAGCGACCTCATCGATACGACAGAGATGTACCTCAAGACGATCTTCGAACTCGAAGAGGAAGGCATCGTCCCCCTTCGCGCGCGCATCGCCGAGCGCCTGCACCAGTCTGGTCCCACCGTCAGCCAGACGGTCGCGCGCATGGAGCGCGACGGCCTGCTGCACGTCGACGAGGACCGCCACCTGGAGCTGTCCGAGAAGGGCCGGCTGCTGGCTATGCGGGTCATGCGCAAGCACCGGCTGGTCGAGCGGCTGCTGGTCGACGTCATCGGGCTCGACTGGGAGCTGGTGCACAACGAGGCCTGCCGCTGGGAGCACGTGGTCTCCGAGGCGGTCGAGCGCCGCCTGGTCGACCTCCTCCACGAGCCGGCCGCCGACCCCTACGGCAACCCGATCCCGGGCCTGGCCGAGCTGGGCAGCGCCACGGTCGTCGAGGAGTTCCGGGCCGGCGTCCGGCAGCTGCGTCAGGCCGGCACCACCGACGGCGCCGAGGTCACCGTCCGGCACATCGGCGAGCCGCTGCAGGTCGACGAGAAGCTGCTGGCCAGCCTGCGCGAGGCCGAGATCATCCCCGGCCGTACCGTGCGGGCCACCACGACCGACAACGGCGTCCAGGTGCGCAGCGCCGAGACCGTCGAGCTGTCCGCCGCCGACGCCGCGCACATCTTCGTGAGCGTCCCGTGAGCGCGGCCGAGGTCACGGTCGACGAGCTCGCGGCGCAGTGGAAGAGCGGCGACGCGGCCATCGTCGACGTCCGCGAGCCGGGCGAGTACGTCGAGGCGCACATCCCGGGCGTGCAGCTGATCCCGATGGGCTCGGTCATCGAGCAGATCGACGACCTCCCGCGCGACCGCACGGTGTACGTCGTGTGCGCGGTCGGCGGGCGCAGTGCGCAGGTGGCCGACTACCTCGACGCGCAGGGCTACGACGTCCGCAACGTCGCCGGCGGCACGAACGCATGGGTCCGCGCCGGGCACCCGGTCGAGACCGGCCTGCCGGAGTAACCAGGAGACGATCGAGCAGCGGGCGGCCGTGCGGCCGCCCGCTCTTTCGCTCCTGAGGGGTGGGTCAGAGCCGGCGGACGTGCCGCACCAGCATGGCCGGGGTCTCACGGGCCCCGCGGCCCTGCGGCGCCACGACGCCGGTGATCTCGACGTCGTCGCCCAGCTCGGCGGCGTTGTCGAACGGACCGAGCAGCTCGAACCGCTCGCCGGCGGCGTCGAGCTCGATGAAACCCTCACGCTGGGCGAGCACGAGCTTGCCCCGTCGGGTGACCGCGGTGAGCGGGTCGGCGAAGTCCGTCATGGTGTCGAACTGACTCCTCGTCATGAGCACTGAGTATGGATGGCGGGTTCGGCCGCCGTCCGGGAAATGCCCGGATTGGTCCCGGGTATGCGGGTGAGCTGCCTCTCACGCGTCGTGGAACAGCGCGCTGACCGACTCGCCGTTGTGGATCCGGCGGATCGCCTCGGCCAGCAGCGGGGCCACCGACAGCACCGTCAGCTTGGGGTGCGAGGCGCCGTCGGCGAGCGGGACGGTGTTGGTGCAGACGATCTCCTCGACGTCGGGCTGGTCGCCGAGCCGGCGCAGCGCGTCGCCGGCGAACAGCCCGTGGGTGCAGGCGATGCGGATGGACCGGGCGTCGCGCTCGCGCAGCCGGTCCATCAGCTCGACCAGCGTGCTGCCCTTCGCGATCTCGTCGTCGAGCACGATGATGTCGCGGCCGGCCACCTCGCCGATGATCGCGGTGATGGTCACCTTGTCGTCGGCGAAACGCTGCTTCGCACCGGCCGCGACCGGGACGCCGAGCATGCGCGCGAACGCCGATGCCGGCTTGGCGTTGCCGAGGTCGGGGGAGACGACGATCGTGTTGGAGAGGTCGCGGCCCTGGAAGTGCGCCGCCAGCTCGCGCAGCGCGTGCAGCTGGTCGACCGGCACGCTGAAGAACCCGTGCACCTGCGGCGAGTGCAGCGTCATCGCCAGCACGCGGTTGGCGCCCGCCGTGGTC is from Jiangella alkaliphila and encodes:
- a CDS encoding ribose-phosphate diphosphokinase, with protein sequence MRDIAVFSGSAHPELAAEICAQLGAALNPVRIQRFANDCLEVQLQANCREHDVFLIQPIVPPVQEHLVELFLMLDAARGASAARITVVMPHYAYARSDKKDAPRISIGGRLMADLLTTAGANRVLAMTLHSPQVHGFFSVPVDQLHALRELAAHFQGRDLSNTIVVSPDLGNAKPASAFARMLGVPVAAGAKQRFADDKVTITAIIGEVAGRDIIVLDDEIAKGSTLVELMDRLRERDARSIRIACTHGLFAGDALRRLGDQPDVEEIVCTNTVPLADGASHPKLTVLSVAPLLAEAIRRIHNGESVSALFHDA
- a CDS encoding metal-dependent transcriptional regulator, whose translation is MSDLIDTTEMYLKTIFELEEEGIVPLRARIAERLHQSGPTVSQTVARMERDGLLHVDEDRHLELSEKGRLLAMRVMRKHRLVERLLVDVIGLDWELVHNEACRWEHVVSEAVERRLVDLLHEPAADPYGNPIPGLAELGSATVVEEFRAGVRQLRQAGTTDGAEVTVRHIGEPLQVDEKLLASLREAEIIPGRTVRATTTDNGVQVRSAETVELSAADAAHIFVSVP
- a CDS encoding rhodanese-like domain-containing protein, which encodes MSAAEVTVDELAAQWKSGDAAIVDVREPGEYVEAHIPGVQLIPMGSVIEQIDDLPRDRTVYVVCAVGGRSAQVADYLDAQGYDVRNVAGGTNAWVRAGHPVETGLPE